A single Musa acuminata AAA Group cultivar baxijiao chromosome BXJ2-1, Cavendish_Baxijiao_AAA, whole genome shotgun sequence DNA region contains:
- the LOC135598569 gene encoding uncharacterized protein LOC135598569: MVPPRKEEGSDRSSDGDAGEGFRANNGSESTHGGGVAERLRENLRAESDDDLSHEASGGAGDDRVLPWLQALDLQVLGACRADERSKPLLKLNVSSGPSEDKLLAQLSQHFEASEVGMLARCLCVPLVSVRVGKVKKLGNILCPTATRGQLNLNLLPSSNMHISFIGDNGCAESLAVLSNDFDSFDAILEEISADSSGRSFLLKLPGPRVLYYWCSEKSKVHGLELLAKMKDLLQRKPSLSRLTGISESRLDSFATHLGTYLLGCANTAEANSAASSHGLHGGSTPDETDCQFASAVSQSRSRTVEVHLGQVHSVCQGGLNPRLSIFKDEMQRTVTSTRSGSREELKQHGDFHPSTLTTRSEPVASVSVSCTVSAPCTSKCEDDNSRNIEPSLIRSCGLPEIPSLPSLPSFNPMSIHLSPSQTTRSSSLFSPYYCWCPPCPSSLQYKATSSHLSSISEHIPLPPLSSLLPAASPTVASVPAKLPIDVSELGAMTLPTLLPDALVPASFSVSSLTLPCSQQIPMFTPFISDPIVHIPVIDFCSSGPGYLVSAGPAISSVLSPLLPGLVSPLIPNVESAIEKNARETLKMLMASSPTASSPQLNVLPAVFNNLDESFSCAKMVNNHSAVVATSSQLLCGGTVDADNVSSDLSCIGLCSLGEGVVHELYHTVNCNPEEDNCSDDYDDLKEG, encoded by the exons ATGGTGCCTCCGAGAAAAGAGGAGGGCTCGGATCGGTCGTCGGATGGAGACGCTGGCGAGGGATTTAGGGCGAACAACGGATCTGAATCCACCCACGGCGGCGGCGTCGCTGAAAGGCTGAGAGAGAACCTCCGTGCCGAATCGGACGACGATCTCTCCCACGAGGCAAGCGGCGGCGCCGGGGACGACCGGGTGCTGCCGTGGCTGCAGGCGTTGGATCTACAGGTTCTTGGCGCCTGCCGTGCGGACGAGAGGTCGAAGCCTCTGCTCAAGCTCAACGTCTCCAGCGGCCCCTCCGAGGACAAGCTGCTAGCGCAGCTGAGCCAG CATTTTGAAGCATCGGAAGTAGGGATGTTGGCAAGGTGCCTGTGTGTTCCTCTTGTTTCTGTTCGTGTAGGGAAAGTCAAGAAGCTAGGGAACATCTTATGCCCGACTGCTACAAG GGGACAATtgaatctcaatcttttgccttCATCTAATATGCACATTTCATTCATTGGGGACAACGGCTGTGCCGAGAGTTTGGCTGTTTTGAGCAATGACTTTGATAGCTTTGATGCGATTCTTGAGGAAATATCAGCAGATAGTTCTGGACGTTCCTTCTTGCTAAAGCTCCCAGGACCTCGAGTCTTGTACTATTGGTGTTCCGAGAAGTCAAAGGTCCATGGCCTCGAGTTGCTTGCTAAG ATGAAAGATCTACTACAAAGGAAGCCCTCCTTATCCCGTCTTACTGGAATCTCTGAGTCACGCCTTGATTCATTTGCAACTCATCTTGGGACATATCTTCTTGGGTGCGCAAACACTGCAGAAGCTAATTCAGCTGCTTCATCACATGGTTTACATGGTGGTTCAACTCCTGATGAAACTGATTGTCAGTTCGCATCTGCAGTTTCCCAATCACGTTCACGCACTGTAGAAGTGCATTTAGGACAGGTGCATTCTGTCTGTCAAGGTGGTCTGAACCCAAGATTAAGTATTTTCAAGGATGAAATGCAAAGAACAGTAACATCTACAAGAAGTGGATCTAGGGAGGAATTAAAACAGCATGGAGATTTCCATCCAAGCACATTGACAACAAGATCTGAACCAGTGGCGTCAGTTTCTGTTTCATGTACAGTTAGTGCTCCATGTACCAGTAAATGCGAGGATGACAATTCAAGGAACATCGAACCAAGTTTGATTCGTTCCTGTGGTTTGCCTGAAATACCATCCTTACCTTCTCTCCCTTCATTCAATCCCATGTCGATTCACCTTTCTCCATCACAGACAACCAGATCAagttccttgttttctccttactACTGCTGGTGTCCCCCTTGCCCATCTTCACTGCAGTATAAAGCAACCTCTTCACATCTGTCATCCATCTCCGAACACATTCCTCTGCCACCTCTATCTTCATTGTTGCCTGCTGCTTCACCCACAGTTGCATCTGTGCCAGCTAAGCTGCCTATTGATGTTTCTGAGCTTGGAGCCATGACACTTCCAACTCTTCTCCCTGATGCATTAGTTCCTGCATCATTTTCTGTGTCATCACTTACCTTGCCATGCTCGCAACAAATTCCAATGTTTACGCCTTTTATATCAGATCCCATCGTCCACATTCCAGTAATTGATTTTTGTTCTTCTGGTCCGGGTTATCTTGTCAGTGCCGGACCTGCTATATCTTCGGTCCTCTCACCTCTGCTTCCAGGCCTTGTAAgtcctctaataccaaatgtagaGTCAGCAATAGAAAAGAATGCCAGAGAAACACTTAAGATGCTTATGGCATCATCACCCACAGCATCAAGCCCACAGTTGAATGTTCTGCCTGCTGTTTTCAACAATTTGGATGAAAGTTTTTCTTGTGCCAAG ATGGTGAACAACCATTCTGCTGTAGTTGCTACCAGCAGTCAGCTACTCTGTGGTGGTACAGTGGATGCAGATAATGTCTcatcagacttatcttgcataGGTTTATGTTCCTTGGGAGAAGGGGTTGTTCATGAACTTTACCATACCGTGAACTGCAACCCAGAGGAGGATAACTGCAGTGATGACTATGATGACCTGAAAGAGGGTTGA
- the LOC135584056 gene encoding protein OCTOPUS-like isoform X2, producing MALEIVAPPPFYLSVSTCDLHPDQTVTGFCASCLRERLASLDVTPGCLSTSSVSAFRSVFPRASASNPPSFLRPELRRCKSFSSARCASGFETERKSCDARGRYTLWSLFCEDELDRGHQPLAPSASASVEGGGTEAQFRNLWFAPSSSGAAPPLKTFGEEDDADEIRAADPMIHVGSSLEMDRGERLEETEVKPMKDHIDHEFQAKKPPHKDPKNIADSFWLAASGLSKKLQKWRRKHKDKKQGGIAAAVATPAEKPPKSSHRLRDTQSEAAVDAFSRRSCDTDPRFSLDTGRMSLDDPRFSLDESRASWDGYLTGGRSGFARLPPMFAVVEDATAAAILRPDSLIPVEEDAVAPGGSAQTRDYYLDSSSSRRRRSLDRSNSNSIREQPFEVKPVSIARVSPAGSAEFYHFHHANVLEDRELRDLSSKSLRNECFGRLDAPSADLHEGSATKKSRKWSKAWNIWGLIQRRRSSTGGRADMVERSLSESWPTLRSHPGYNGRILQSNSSVGFRRSFSGSFGYGGVSRSSLESNRHSNKRREELVLERNRSARYSPNCVDNGMLRFYLTPVRNSRKHGGSGKGEITKHQSNYA from the exons ATGGCTCTCGAGATCGTAGCGCCGCCGCCATTCTACCTTTCGGTCTCCACCTGCGACCTCCACCCCGACCAGACCGTCACGGGCTTCTGCGCTTCCTGCCTTCGTGAGCGCCTCGCCAGCCTCGACGTTACCCCTGGCTGCCTCTCCACGTCTTCCGTCTCCGCCTTCAGGTCCGTCTTCCCCAGGGCCTCCGCCTCCAATCCCCCCTCCTTCCTCCGCCCCGAACTCCGCCGCTGCAAATCGTTTTCCTCCGCCCGTTGCGCCTCCGGCTTCGAGACCGAGCGGAAGTCCTGCGACGCCCGCGGCCGCTACACCCTCTGGTCCCTCTTCTGCGAGGACGAATTGGATCGCGGCCATCAGCCCTTGGCTCCCTCGGCATCTGCATCGGTGGAGGGCGGAGGGACCGAGGCCCAGTTCCGGAACCTCTGGTTCGCCCCTTCTTCTTCTGGTGCGGCCCCTCCGCTCAAAACCTTCGGTGAGGAGGACGACGCGGATGAGATCAGGGCGGCGGATCCCATGATCCATGTGGGATCGTCATTGGAGATGGACCGGGGGGAGCGGCTTGAGGAGACAGAGGTGAAGCCGATGAAGGACCACATAGACCACGAGTTTCAAGCGAAGAAGCCTCCTCACAAAGACCCCAAGAATATCGCCGACAGCTTCTGGCTCGCCGCCTCCGGATTGAGCAAGAAGCTTCAGAAGTGGCGGAGGAAGCACAAGGACAAGAAGCAAGGCGGCATAGCTGCCGCGGTAGCTACGCCGGCTGAGAAGCCGCCCAAATCCTCCCATCGGCTACGCGACACGCAGTCGGAGGCGGCCGTGGACGCGTTTAGCCGGAGATCCTGTGACACCGACCCGAGGTTCTCCCTAGACACTGGTCGGATGTCCTTAGACGACCCGAGATTCTCGTTGGACGAGTCGAGGGCCTCGTGGGACGGCTACTTGACCGGAGGCCGATCAGGGTTCGCTCGGCTGCCTCCCATGTTTGCCGTCGTTGAAGACGCCACCGCCGCTGCGATCCTCCGACCGGATAGCCTGATCCCCGTGGAGGAGGATGCTGTCGCCCCTGGCGGGTCTGCACAAACTCGGGACTACTATTTGGACTCCTCATCCAGCCGTCGCCGGCGAAGCCTTGACCGGTCCAATTCCAACTCCATCCGAGAGCAGCCTTTTGAGGTGAAGCCTGTTTCCATTGCGCGAGTCTCCCCTGCTGGTAGCGCCGAGTTTTACCATTTCCACCATGCCAATGTACTTGAAGACCGGGAATTAAGAGATTTGAGTTCAAAGTCTCTCAGGAATGAGTGTTTTGGGAGATTAGATGCACCTTCTGCAGACCTTCATGAGGGTTCTGCCACAAAGAAGTCCAGGAAATGGAGCAAAGCATGGAACATTTGGGGGCTTATACAGCGAAGAAGAAGCAGCACCGGAGGTAGGGCAGACATGGTGGAGAGATCCTTATCTGAGTCCTGGCCGACACTAAGGTCTCATCCGGGTTATAATGGCAGAATTTTACAGAGCAACAGCAGTGTAGGCTTCAGGAGATCTTTTAGTGGTAGTTTTGGCTATGGGGGTGTGAGCCGGAGCAGTCTGGAGAGTAACAGGCACAGTAACAAAAGGAGGGAGGAGCTTGTGCTGGAGAGGAATCGAAGTGCTAGGTACTCTCCGAACTGTGTTGACAATGGTATGCTGCGGTTTTACTTGACACCAGTGCGGAACAGCCGGAAGCATGGAGGGTCAGGGAAGG GTGAGATCACAAAACATCAGTCCAATTATGCTTAG
- the LOC135584056 gene encoding protein OCTOPUS-like isoform X1: MALEIVAPPPFYLSVSTCDLHPDQTVTGFCASCLRERLASLDVTPGCLSTSSVSAFRSVFPRASASNPPSFLRPELRRCKSFSSARCASGFETERKSCDARGRYTLWSLFCEDELDRGHQPLAPSASASVEGGGTEAQFRNLWFAPSSSGAAPPLKTFGEEDDADEIRAADPMIHVGSSLEMDRGERLEETEVKPMKDHIDHEFQAKKPPHKDPKNIADSFWLAASGLSKKLQKWRRKHKDKKQGGIAAAVATPAEKPPKSSHRLRDTQSEAAVDAFSRRSCDTDPRFSLDTGRMSLDDPRFSLDESRASWDGYLTGGRSGFARLPPMFAVVEDATAAAILRPDSLIPVEEDAVAPGGSAQTRDYYLDSSSSRRRRSLDRSNSNSIREQPFEVKPVSIARVSPAGSAEFYHFHHANVLEDRELRDLSSKSLRNECFGRLDAPSADLHEGSATKKSRKWSKAWNIWGLIQRRRSSTGGRADMVERSLSESWPTLRSHPGYNGRILQSNSSVGFRRSFSGSFGYGGVSRSSLESNRHSNKRREELVLERNRSARYSPNCVDNGMLRFYLTPVRNSRKHGGSGKGRVINSHYFIRNMLGLY, from the coding sequence ATGGCTCTCGAGATCGTAGCGCCGCCGCCATTCTACCTTTCGGTCTCCACCTGCGACCTCCACCCCGACCAGACCGTCACGGGCTTCTGCGCTTCCTGCCTTCGTGAGCGCCTCGCCAGCCTCGACGTTACCCCTGGCTGCCTCTCCACGTCTTCCGTCTCCGCCTTCAGGTCCGTCTTCCCCAGGGCCTCCGCCTCCAATCCCCCCTCCTTCCTCCGCCCCGAACTCCGCCGCTGCAAATCGTTTTCCTCCGCCCGTTGCGCCTCCGGCTTCGAGACCGAGCGGAAGTCCTGCGACGCCCGCGGCCGCTACACCCTCTGGTCCCTCTTCTGCGAGGACGAATTGGATCGCGGCCATCAGCCCTTGGCTCCCTCGGCATCTGCATCGGTGGAGGGCGGAGGGACCGAGGCCCAGTTCCGGAACCTCTGGTTCGCCCCTTCTTCTTCTGGTGCGGCCCCTCCGCTCAAAACCTTCGGTGAGGAGGACGACGCGGATGAGATCAGGGCGGCGGATCCCATGATCCATGTGGGATCGTCATTGGAGATGGACCGGGGGGAGCGGCTTGAGGAGACAGAGGTGAAGCCGATGAAGGACCACATAGACCACGAGTTTCAAGCGAAGAAGCCTCCTCACAAAGACCCCAAGAATATCGCCGACAGCTTCTGGCTCGCCGCCTCCGGATTGAGCAAGAAGCTTCAGAAGTGGCGGAGGAAGCACAAGGACAAGAAGCAAGGCGGCATAGCTGCCGCGGTAGCTACGCCGGCTGAGAAGCCGCCCAAATCCTCCCATCGGCTACGCGACACGCAGTCGGAGGCGGCCGTGGACGCGTTTAGCCGGAGATCCTGTGACACCGACCCGAGGTTCTCCCTAGACACTGGTCGGATGTCCTTAGACGACCCGAGATTCTCGTTGGACGAGTCGAGGGCCTCGTGGGACGGCTACTTGACCGGAGGCCGATCAGGGTTCGCTCGGCTGCCTCCCATGTTTGCCGTCGTTGAAGACGCCACCGCCGCTGCGATCCTCCGACCGGATAGCCTGATCCCCGTGGAGGAGGATGCTGTCGCCCCTGGCGGGTCTGCACAAACTCGGGACTACTATTTGGACTCCTCATCCAGCCGTCGCCGGCGAAGCCTTGACCGGTCCAATTCCAACTCCATCCGAGAGCAGCCTTTTGAGGTGAAGCCTGTTTCCATTGCGCGAGTCTCCCCTGCTGGTAGCGCCGAGTTTTACCATTTCCACCATGCCAATGTACTTGAAGACCGGGAATTAAGAGATTTGAGTTCAAAGTCTCTCAGGAATGAGTGTTTTGGGAGATTAGATGCACCTTCTGCAGACCTTCATGAGGGTTCTGCCACAAAGAAGTCCAGGAAATGGAGCAAAGCATGGAACATTTGGGGGCTTATACAGCGAAGAAGAAGCAGCACCGGAGGTAGGGCAGACATGGTGGAGAGATCCTTATCTGAGTCCTGGCCGACACTAAGGTCTCATCCGGGTTATAATGGCAGAATTTTACAGAGCAACAGCAGTGTAGGCTTCAGGAGATCTTTTAGTGGTAGTTTTGGCTATGGGGGTGTGAGCCGGAGCAGTCTGGAGAGTAACAGGCACAGTAACAAAAGGAGGGAGGAGCTTGTGCTGGAGAGGAATCGAAGTGCTAGGTACTCTCCGAACTGTGTTGACAATGGTATGCTGCGGTTTTACTTGACACCAGTGCGGAACAGCCGGAAGCATGGAGGGTCAGGGAAGGGTAGGGTTATTAATTCACACTATTTTATAAGGAACATGCTAGGATTGTATTGA
- the LOC135598570 gene encoding sedoheptulose-1,7-bisphosphatase, chloroplastic-like, whose amino-acid sequence METGAATCARGVIAHSVLYQSRLAVPSSAPSLPRSHRHSGLKSSSIFGDSLRLTPPKSRACRAVGSSSLATKCEIGDSLEEFLTKATPDKNLIRLLMAMGEALRTISFKVRTASCGGTACVNSFGDEQLAVDLLANNLLFEALQYSHVCKYACSEEVPELQDMGGPVEGGFSVAFDPLDGSSIVDTNFTVGTIFGVWPGDKLTGVTGRDQVAAAMGIYGPRTTYIIALKDCPGTHEFLLLDEGKWQHVKDTTSIGEGKIFSPGNLRATFDNPDYDKLINYYVREKYTLRYTGGMVPDVNQIIVKEKGIFTNVTSPSSKAKLRLLFEVAPLGFLIEKAGGYSSDGTRSVLDKVIENLDDRTQVAYGSKNEIIRFEETLYGSSRLNKAGAPVGAAA is encoded by the exons ATGGAGACGGGAGCAGCGACCTGCGCACGCGGAGTCATCGCCCACAGCGTGCTGTATCAGTCGCGCTTGGCCGTGCCATCCTCTGCTCCCTCCCTCCCGCGGTCTCACAGGCACAGC GGCCTCAAGTCGAGCTCCATCTTCGGCGACTCCCTCAGGCTGACGCCGCCCAAGTCGAGAGCTTGCAGGGCAGTAGGCAGTTCGTCCCTCGCCACCAAGTGTGAGATAGGGGATAGCTTG GAGGAGTTCTTGACCAAGGCAACACCGGATAAGAACCTGATAAGGTTGCTGATGGCCATGGGGGAGGCTCTGAGgaccatctccttcaaggtgaggACTGCATCATGTGGTGGGACTGCCTGCGTCAACTCCTTCGGCGACGAGCAGCTAGCCGTGGATCTGCTCGCCAACAACCTTCTCTTCGAG GCTCTGCAATACTCGCATGTTTGCAAGTACGCGTGCTCCGAAGAAGTCCCCGAGTTGCAAGATATGGGAGGACCAGTGGAAG GTGGGTTCAGTGTGGCCTTCGATCCCCTCGACGGCTCCAGCATCGTCGACACCAACTTCACGGTGGGCACCATCTTCGGCGTATGGCCCGGCGACAAGCTCACTGGCGTGACCGGCAGAGACCAAGTCGCCGCCGCAATGGGCATCTACGGACCTCGCACCACCTACATCATTGCTCTCAAAGACTGCCCTGGAACCCATGAATTCCTTCTCCTCGATGAAG GGAAGTGGCAGCACGTGAAGGACACGACATCGATCGGTGAAGGCAAGATCTTCTCTCCAGGCAACCTTAGAGCTACCTTCGACAACCCTGACTATGATAAG TTGATCAACTACTACGTGAGGGAGAAGTACACGCTGCGGTACACCGGAGGAATGGTGCCTGATGTCAACCAG ATCATCGTGAAGGAGAAGGGCATCTTCACCAACGTGACGTCTCCGAGTTCCAAGGCCAAGCTGAGGCTGCTGTTCGAGGTGGCGCCTCTCGGGTTCCTCATCGAGAAAGCAGGAGGGTACAGCAGCGACGGCACCCGGTCGGTGCTGGACAAGGTGATCGAGAACCTGGACGACCGAACTCAAGTGGCTTATGGGTCCAAGAACGAGATCATCCGATTCGAAGAGACTCTTTATGGCTCTTCGAGGCTCAACAAGGCAGGTGCGCCTGTTGGAGCTGCTGCCTAA
- the LOC135598571 gene encoding calmodulin-binding receptor-like cytoplasmic kinase 1 — translation MQKSDHYTSGFGDEKEDSDISHRLPRDPDISQASSYGSARSISLTHSLSQTTLRSSNSFRVKAQEFAAGFVTCFIPHRHATCEGAEHEDGSRDVSDFSTTSSSKMSTISSGSNYRFRTHGSYSKKETQQETIRFSIEEINKATSNFASENRIGQGGFGAIYKGKLKDGTLIAVKRARKNMYDVHLSVEFKSEIETLSKVEHLNLVRFLGCLETDNERLILVEYVSNGNLREHLDGTRGNGLEIGQRLNIAIDVAHAVAYLHTYADHPIIHRDIKASNILLTDKLRAKVADFGFARLAAEDPEATHVSTQIKGTAGYLDPEYLRTYQLTEKSDVYSFGVLLVEIVTGRRPIERNRDNRERVTTRWAIRRFKEGDAVMAMDPRLRRSPAAVGATQRVLGLAERCMEKDRRSRPSMRECAEVLWGIRRDSQSMLQSSSTTR, via the exons ATGCAGAAATCAGATCATTATACCAGCGGCTTTGGCGATGAGAAAGAGGACTCTGACATCAGTCACAGGCTCCCACGAGATCCTGATATCTCACAGGCTTCATCATATGGCAGTGCTCGCTCCATTTCTCTCACTCATTCTCTCAGTCAGACAACGCTCCGGAGTTCAAACTCGTTCAGAGTTAAAGCTCAGGAATTTGCTGCAGGATTTGTCACTTGCTTCATCCCTCATCGCCATGCAACTTGTGAAGGAGCAGAACATGAAGATGGCTCGAGGGATGTCTCCGATTTTTCCACTACTTCGA GTTCAAAGATGTCAACTATAAGTAGCGGGAGCAATTATAGATTCAGAACCCATGGTTCTTACAGCAAAAAGGAAACACAGCAAGAAACAATAAGGTTCTCCATAGAAGAGATCAACAAAGCcacttcaaattttgcatcagaaAATAGAATTGGGCAAGGAGGCTTTGGGGCGATATACAAGGGGAAACTCAAGGATGGAACTCTAATTGCAGTAAAACGAGCCAGAAAG AATATGTATGATGTGCACTTAAGCGTAGAATTCAAGAGTGAAATCGAAACTCTGTCGAAGGTAGAGCATTTGAACTTAGTGCGATTTCTTGGATGTCTGGAGACTGATAATGAACGTCTAATTCTGGTTGAGTATGTTAGCAATGGCAATCTACGGGAACACTTGGATG GAACACGTGGAAATGGTCTAGAGATCGGACAACGGCTCAACATTGCCATTGATGTAGCTCATGCTGTTGCCTATCTGCACACATATGCAG ATCACCCAATCATCCACAGAGACATCAAGGCCTCCAACATCCTGCTGACGGACAAGCTCCGGGCAAAGGTGGCGGATTTCGGGTTCGCGCGGCTGGCGGCGGAGGATCCGGAAGCGACGCACGTCTCCACCCAGATCAAGGGCACGGCGGGGTACCTCGACCCGGAGTACCTCCGGACCTACCAGCTCACGGAGAAGAGCGACGTGTACTCCTTCGGCGTCCTCCTCGTGGAGATCGTCACGGGAAGGCGCCCCATCGAGCGCAACCGCGACAACAGGGAACGCGTCACCACGCGATGG GCGATACGGAGGTTCAAGGAAGGTGACGCGGTGATGGCGATGGACCCGCGGTTGCGGCGGAGCCCAGCGGCGGTGGGCGCGACGCAGAGGGTGCTGGGGCTGGCGGAGCGGTGCATGGAGAAGGATAGGAGGTCGCGGCCGTCGATGAGGGAGTGCGCGGAGGTGCTGTGGGGGATCAGGAGGGACTCCCAGAGCATGCTGCAGTCGTCGTCGACGACACGGTGA
- the LOC135598572 gene encoding tubulin beta-2 chain-like: MREILHVQGGQCGNQIGAKFWEVVCAEHGIDATGRYCGDSELQLERVNVYYNEASCGRFVPRAVLMDLEPGTMDSVRSGHYGQIFRPDNFVFGQSGAGNNWAKGHYTEGAELIDSVLDVVRKEAENCDCLQGFQVCHSLGGGTGSGMGTLLISKIREEYPDRMMLTFSVFPSPKVSDTVVEPYNATLSVHQLVENADECMVLDNEALYDICFRTLKLTTPSFGDLNHLISATMSGVTCCLRFPGQLNSDLRKLAVNLIPFPRLHFFMVGFAPLTSRGSQQYRALTVPELTQQMWDAKNMMCAADPRHGRYLTASAMFRGKMSTKEVDEQMINVQNKNSSYFVEWIPNNVKSTVCDIPPTGLKMASTFIGNSTSIQEMFRRVSEQFTAMFRRKAFLHWYTGEGMDEMEFTEAESNMNDLVAEYQQYQDATADVEEDYEEEEEEEEEEA; the protein is encoded by the exons ATGAGGGAGATTCTTCACGTCCAGGGGGGCCAATGCGGCAACCAGATTGGGGCCAAGTTCTGGGAGGTGGTGTGCGCGGAGCACGGGATCGACGCCACTGGCCGCTACTGCGGCGACTCGGAACTGCAGCTGGAGAGGGTGAACGTGTACTACAACGAGGCCAGCTGCGGCCGCTTCGTCCCTCGCGCCGTGCTCATGGACCTCGAGCCCGGCACCATGGACAGCGTCCGGTCCGGCCACTACGGTCAGATCTTCCGTCCCGACAACTTCGTTTTCGGCCAGTCCGGCGCCGGCAACAACTGGGCCAAGGGCCACTATACCGAGGGCGCCGAGCTCATTGACTCCGTCCTTGACGTCGTCCGCAAGGAGGCCGAGAACTGTGACTGTCTCCAAG GGTTCCAGGTTTGTCATTCGTTGGGTGGAGGGACGGGGTCGGGTATGGGGACGCTGCTGATATCCAAGATCAGGGAGGAGTACCCTGACCGGATGATGCTCACCTTCTCCGTCTTCCCCTCGCCAAAGGTCTCCGACACGGTCGTGGAACCTTACAACGCCACGCTCTCCGTGCACCAGCTCGTCGAGAACGCCGATGAATGCATGGTTCTTGACAACGAAGCTCTCTACGACATCTGCTTCAGAACCCTCAAGCTCACCACTCCCAGCT TTGGTGACTTGAACCACTTGATCTCTGCAACCATGTCGGGGGTGACGTGCTGCCTGAGGTTCCCAGGGCAACTCAATTCAGACCTCCGGAAGCTGGCCGTCAACCTCATCCCCTTCCCCCGCCTCCACTTCTTCATGGTGGGCTTCGCCCCCCTGACCTCGCGCGGCTCGCAACAGTACCGCGCCCTGACGGTGCCGGAGCTGACCCAGCAGATGTGGGACGCCAAGAACATGATGTGCGCCGCCGACCCTCGCCACGGGCGGTACCTCACGGCCTCGGCCATGTTCCGCGGCAAGATGAGCACCAAGGAGGTGGACGAGCAGATGATCAACGTGCAGAACAAGAACTCGTCCTACTTCGTGGAGTGGATCCCCAACAACGTGAAGTCGACGGTGTGCGACATCCCGCCGACGGGCCTCAAAATGGCGTCGACGTTCATCGGGAACTCTACGTCGATCCAGGAGATGTTCCGGCGGGTGAGCGAGCAGTTCACGGCCATGTTCAGGCGGAAGGCCTTCTTGCACTGGTACACAGGGGAAGGGATGGACGAGATGGAGTTCACGGAGGCGGAGAGCAATATGAACGACCTGGTGGCGGAGTATCAGCAGTATCAGGACGCGACGGCGGATGTGGAGGAGGAttacgaggaagaggaagaggaagaggaggaggaggcctga